A section of the Humulus lupulus chromosome 2, drHumLupu1.1, whole genome shotgun sequence genome encodes:
- the LOC133819742 gene encoding uncharacterized protein LOC133819742 isoform X1: MDKLRNGQAVDIPNCDFKSYKNNVFPPRRVNPSDVIILEGILIFHDPRVRELMNMKIFVDTDADVRLARRIRRDTVEKNRDIGTVLDQDKNWRGAESEEEDDSDNELDMSDEDNSYYARKSKSKQRGKGGHIGKVNKLMIFDSSGVREDNLLHGTYHGISCLRYYIYRGHLMIPIGCTQSQLEKKINI; encoded by the exons ATGGATAAGTTGAGGAATGGGCAAGCAGTAGATATTCCAAACTGTGACTTCAAGAGTTACAAAAACAATGTCTTCCCGCCTAGAAGG GTAAACCCTTCAGATGTGATAATTTTGGAAGGCATTCTCATTTTTCATGATCCCCGTGTTCGAGAGTTGATGAATATGAAGATATTTGTTGATACAg ATGCTGATGTTCGTTTAGCAAGGAGGATAAGGCGTGACACAGTAGAAAAAAACAGGGATATTGGTACAGTTCTTGATCAG GATAAAAATTGGAGAGGTGCAGAatctgaagaagaagatgacagTGATAATGAGCTGGATATGTCTGATGAAGACAATTCTTATTATGCAAGGAAATCAAAAAGTAAACAACGTGGTAAAGGTGGACATATTGGTAAAGTAAACAAGCTTATGATTTTTGATAGTTCAGGGGTGAGAGAAGATAATCTCTTACATGGGACTTATCATGGAATATCTTGTTTGCGTTACTATATCTACAGAGGTCATTTGATGATACCCATAGGTTGTACACAAAGtcaattggaaaaaaaaattaatatttga
- the LOC133819742 gene encoding uridine kinase-like protein 3 isoform X2: MDKLRNGQAVDIPNCDFKSYKNNVFPPRRVNPSDVIILEGILIFHDPRVRELMNMKIFVDTDADVRLARRIRRDTVEKNRDIGTVLDQDKNWRGAESEEEDDSDNELDMSDEDNSYYARKSKSKQRGKGGHIGSQRK; this comes from the exons ATGGATAAGTTGAGGAATGGGCAAGCAGTAGATATTCCAAACTGTGACTTCAAGAGTTACAAAAACAATGTCTTCCCGCCTAGAAGG GTAAACCCTTCAGATGTGATAATTTTGGAAGGCATTCTCATTTTTCATGATCCCCGTGTTCGAGAGTTGATGAATATGAAGATATTTGTTGATACAg ATGCTGATGTTCGTTTAGCAAGGAGGATAAGGCGTGACACAGTAGAAAAAAACAGGGATATTGGTACAGTTCTTGATCAG GATAAAAATTGGAGAGGTGCAGAatctgaagaagaagatgacagTGATAATGAGCTGGATATGTCTGATGAAGACAATTCTTATTATGCAAGGAAATCAAAAAGTAAACAACGTGGTAAAGGTGGACATATTG GATCACAGAGAAAGTGA
- the LOC133819742 gene encoding uridine kinase-like protein 3 isoform X3 yields the protein MDKLRNGQAVDIPNCDFKSYKNNVFPPRRVNPSDVIILEGILIFHDPRVRELMNMKIFVDTDADVRLARRIRRDTVEKNRDIGTVLDQDKNWRGAESEEEDDSDNELDMSDEDNSYYARKSKSKQRGKGGHIA from the exons ATGGATAAGTTGAGGAATGGGCAAGCAGTAGATATTCCAAACTGTGACTTCAAGAGTTACAAAAACAATGTCTTCCCGCCTAGAAGG GTAAACCCTTCAGATGTGATAATTTTGGAAGGCATTCTCATTTTTCATGATCCCCGTGTTCGAGAGTTGATGAATATGAAGATATTTGTTGATACAg ATGCTGATGTTCGTTTAGCAAGGAGGATAAGGCGTGACACAGTAGAAAAAAACAGGGATATTGGTACAGTTCTTGATCAG GATAAAAATTGGAGAGGTGCAGAatctgaagaagaagatgacagTGATAATGAGCTGGATATGTCTGATGAAGACAATTCTTATTATGCAAGGAAATCAAAAAGTAAACAACGTGGTAAAGGTGGACATATTG CTTAA
- the LOC133815663 gene encoding S-protein homolog 6-like, with protein MKLFEKKALSLIYLLLIMISSSLIEAARVNLQSTNNGNNENSSNDEKIGGVFVYKTTVQIFNNLDNQNQLTVHCKSADDDLGAHVVANNQDYEFKFRINFTGTTLFFCGLTWVGGTGSYDIFKASRDSFRCASKCVWRAHNDGIYGFKEGSNQTTADIIYKWS; from the coding sequence ATGAAGTTGTTTGAGAAAAAAGCTTTGTCATTGATTTACTTACTACTGATTATGATTTCATCATCATTGATAGAAGCAGCGAGAGTGAATCTTCAGTCTACAAATAATGGCAACAATGAGAATTCTAGCAATGATGAAAAAATCGGAGGCGTATTCGTATATAAAACGACGGTTCAAATTTTCAACAATTTGGACAATCAAAACCAACTTACAGTTCATTGCAAGTCCGCTGATGATGATTTAGGTGCTCATGTTGTGGCCAACAATCAAGATTACGAGTTTAAATTCCGAATCAATTTTACGGGTACTACTTTGTTTTTTTGTGGTCTTACCTGGGTTGGTGGAACAGGATCCTATGATATTTTTAAGGCAAGCAGAGATTCATTCAGATGCGCCTCAAAGTGTGTTTGGAGGGCTCATAATGATGGAATTTATGGCTTCAAAGAGGGTTCAAATCAAACAACTGCTGATATTATTTACAAATGGTCTTAA